A single genomic interval of Natator depressus isolate rNatDep1 chromosome 14, rNatDep2.hap1, whole genome shotgun sequence harbors:
- the LOC141999090 gene encoding killer cell lectin-like receptor subfamily B member 1B allele B isoform X2: protein MSENGQTPEAPGSEGAGSRDTATPPGSEGAGSRDTATPPGSADPSTAECSARLERFQSQLSQRLCPPAQPGPAGGSGCKLCPTDWQLHRDKCYWVGKESKTWSESRTDCSARGSQLLVIRDREELASLQALTRGMSQFWVGLSRPSLEKAWTWLDGSLLDQTLLPVSGRAEGNSCGSVNGNRLHSDTCSSGLQWMCQRDAVLL, encoded by the exons ATGTCCGAGAACGGACAGACCCCGGAAGCCCCTGGGAGTGAAGGAGCCGGGAGCAGAGATACAGCGACACCCCCTGGGAGCGAAGGAGCCGGGAGCAGAGATACAGCGACACCCCCTGGGAGCGCAGACCCCAGCACGGCAGAATGCAGCGCCCGCCTGGAGCGTTTCCAATCCCAGCTGAGCCAACGTCTGtgccccccggcccagcccggcccagcag GGGGCtccgggtgcaaactctgccccACGGACTGGCAGCTGCACAGGGACAAGTGCTACTGGGTCGGCAAAGAAAGTAAAACATGGAGTGAGAGCCGCACCGACTGCTCAGcgaggggctcccagctgctggtgaTCCGGGACCGGGAGGAGCTG GCGTCCCTCCAGGCCCTGACACGAGGCATGTCTCAGTTCTGGGTCGGACTGTCCCGCCCCTCCCTGGAGAAGGCCTGGACCTGGCTGGACGGCTCCCTGCTGGATCAGACCCT GCTCCCGGTgtcaggcagggctgaggggaacAGCTGTGGGTCAGTGAACGGGAATCGGCTTCATTCTGACACCTGCAGCTCTGGATTGCAGTGGATGTGCCAGCGAGACGccgtcctgctctga
- the LOC141999090 gene encoding killer cell lectin-like receptor subfamily B member 1B allele B isoform X1, which translates to MSENGQTPEAPGSEGAGSRDTATPPGSEGAGSRDTATPPGSADPSTAECSARLERFQSQLSQRLCPPAQPGPAGGSGCKLCPTDWQLHRDKCYWVGKESKTWSESRTDCSARGSQLLVIRDREELLPVPHSLQASLQALTRGMSQFWVGLSRPSLEKAWTWLDGSLLDQTLLPVSGRAEGNSCGSVNGNRLHSDTCSSGLQWMCQRDAVLL; encoded by the exons ATGTCCGAGAACGGACAGACCCCGGAAGCCCCTGGGAGTGAAGGAGCCGGGAGCAGAGATACAGCGACACCCCCTGGGAGCGAAGGAGCCGGGAGCAGAGATACAGCGACACCCCCTGGGAGCGCAGACCCCAGCACGGCAGAATGCAGCGCCCGCCTGGAGCGTTTCCAATCCCAGCTGAGCCAACGTCTGtgccccccggcccagcccggcccagcag GGGGCtccgggtgcaaactctgccccACGGACTGGCAGCTGCACAGGGACAAGTGCTACTGGGTCGGCAAAGAAAGTAAAACATGGAGTGAGAGCCGCACCGACTGCTCAGcgaggggctcccagctgctggtgaTCCGGGACCGGGAGGAGCTG CTGCCTGTCCCACACTCCCTGCAGGCGTCCCTCCAGGCCCTGACACGAGGCATGTCTCAGTTCTGGGTCGGACTGTCCCGCCCCTCCCTGGAGAAGGCCTGGACCTGGCTGGACGGCTCCCTGCTGGATCAGACCCT GCTCCCGGTgtcaggcagggctgaggggaacAGCTGTGGGTCAGTGAACGGGAATCGGCTTCATTCTGACACCTGCAGCTCTGGATTGCAGTGGATGTGCCAGCGAGACGccgtcctgctctga
- the LOC141997943 gene encoding C-type lectin domain family 2 member D-like: MSPVLESAILSETEKMWNGLYPAEKIKPNPLLASHVTQMKPNGTTHVTIPPKDGESSKIYPAGLLSRLISQARRWAVLNMVLVLILTITVITLIITLIALSAKKSEPCSAGPACPDGWIGYLGKCYYFSETEGDWTYSQNNCSALGASLAVIDTQQEMDFMMRYKDIPNYWIGLRRDLNQPWKWVSGTEFSNWFKIAGGGSCAFLNSGDISSSGCSREGRWICSKPVEKTEGRAQ; this comes from the exons ATGTCCCCTGTTTTGGAGTCCGCAATTCTTTCGGAGACAGAAAAGATGTGGAACGGGTTGTATCCTGCTGAGAAAATAAAGCCAAATCCACTCCTGGCTTCCCATGTAACCCAAATGAAACCAAATGGAACAACTCATGTGACCATCCCACCAAAGGATGGAGAGAGCAGCAAAATCTACCCTGCAG GTTTGCTCTCTAGGTTGATATCACAGGCACGTCGCTGGGCAGTTCTGAACATGGTTCTCGTTCTCATCCTGACCATCACTGTCATCACCCTCATCATTACCCTCATCGCCCTGTCAG CAAAGAAATCTGAGCCGTGTTCAGCtggtcctgcctgcccagatgGCTGGATCGGGTACCTGGGGAAGTGTTACTATTTCTCAGAGACTGAAGGAGACTGGACCTACAGCCAGAATAACTGCTCTGCACTTGGTGCCTCCCTGGCCGTGATTGACACccagcaggaaatg GATTTCATGATGCGCTATAAAGACATCCCCAACTATTGGATCGGCCTCCGGAGGGACCTGAACCAGCCCTGGAAATGGGTCAGTGGCACCGAATTCAGCAACTG GTTTAAAATAGCAGGAGGAGGGTCGTGTGCTTTTCTGAACAGCGGCGATATTTCCAGTTCAGGCTGCTCCAGAGAGGGACGCTGGATCTGCAGCAAACCAGTGGAGAAAACAGAAGGCAGAGCACAGTGA